In Sphingobacteriales bacterium, a single window of DNA contains:
- the serC gene encoding 3-phosphoserine/phosphohydroxythreonine transaminase, producing MNRKHNFNAGPSILPVMTLEALSKASLEYENIGMSILEISHRSKEFEAINDEAMALFKELLNIPDGYSVLFLGGGASLQFCMVPFNLLNKKAAYLNTGEWSKKAIKEAKLFGEVQVVASSEDKNFSYIPKNFTIPTDVDYFHITTNNTIFGTEILTDMDSPVPLVADMSSDIFSRPVDVSKYSLIYGGAQKNLAPAGVTFVIVKNDIIGKVERAIPTMLNYKTHIDNKSLFNTPPVFAIYGALMTLRWLKSLGGLKVMQEMNQKKAKLLYDEIDRNPLFKGTVEKDSRSLMNICFVMNDQYKDLEEEFFNFAKSKGMVGIKGHRSVGGFRASTYNALPYESVVALVECMQEFAKMKA from the coding sequence ATGAACAGAAAACATAATTTTAATGCTGGTCCGTCAATATTACCGGTTATGACACTCGAAGCACTTTCGAAAGCTTCGCTGGAATACGAAAATATTGGCATGTCGATCCTTGAGATTTCTCACAGAAGTAAAGAATTTGAAGCCATCAATGATGAAGCCATGGCACTTTTCAAAGAGCTGTTAAATATTCCTGACGGTTATTCTGTTTTGTTTCTGGGTGGAGGAGCCAGCCTCCAGTTTTGCATGGTACCTTTTAACCTGTTAAACAAAAAAGCAGCTTATCTCAACACGGGTGAATGGTCAAAGAAAGCCATCAAGGAAGCCAAATTATTCGGAGAAGTTCAGGTGGTGGCATCTTCAGAAGACAAAAACTTTTCTTACATCCCAAAGAATTTTACCATTCCAACAGATGTTGATTATTTCCACATTACCACCAACAATACCATTTTTGGAACAGAAATCCTTACCGATATGGATTCTCCCGTTCCTTTGGTAGCTGATATGTCGTCTGATATTTTTTCACGCCCGGTCGATGTTTCAAAATACAGTCTCATTTATGGTGGTGCTCAGAAAAATCTTGCACCTGCCGGTGTTACCTTCGTTATTGTTAAGAATGATATTATCGGGAAGGTAGAAAGAGCTATTCCGACCATGCTCAATTATAAAACCCATATTGACAACAAATCCTTGTTCAATACTCCCCCTGTATTTGCTATTTATGGTGCATTGATGACGCTGAGATGGCTTAAATCATTGGGCGGCTTGAAAGTCATGCAGGAAATGAACCAGAAGAAAGCTAAGTTACTGTATGATGAAATTGACAGAAATCCTTTGTTTAAAGGCACTGTTGAAAAAGATTCACGCTCTTTGATGAATATCTGTTTCGTCATGAATGACCAGTACAAAGATTTGGAAGAAGAATTCTTCAATTTTGCCAAATCAAAAGGCATGGTTGGCATCAAGGGACACAGGAGTGTTGGTGGATTCAGGGCATCTACCTATAATGCATTGCCCTACGAAAGTGTGGTCGCTTTGGTAGAATGCATGCAGGAATTTGCAAAAATGAAAGCATAA
- a CDS encoding 3-phosphoglycerate dehydrogenase, giving the protein MKKVLVATEKPFAKIAVDGIREVLDKAGYELLLLEKYKEQDDLLKAVEEVDALIIRSDIVDKAVVDAAKNLKIVVRAGAGYDNIDLAACTSKNIVAMNTPGQNSNAVAELAIGMMIYMARNKFDGSSGTELRDKTLGLHAFGYVGKYVAAIAKGFNMKIYAFDPFLKKEDFEKEGVIPVSSVEELYRSCSYVSLHIPANAQTKKSIGYDLLKLMPENANLVNTARKEVIDEEGLLKIFEERADFRYMSDIEPECKDILLEKYAKRVYFTPKKMGAQTEEANINAGIAAARQIVNFFEQGDIRFKVN; this is encoded by the coding sequence ATGAAGAAAGTATTGGTAGCAACAGAAAAACCATTTGCAAAAATTGCAGTGGATGGTATCAGGGAAGTACTGGACAAAGCCGGTTATGAACTTCTTTTGTTGGAAAAATATAAAGAGCAAGACGATTTGCTGAAAGCAGTTGAAGAAGTGGATGCCTTGATTATCCGCTCCGATATTGTTGACAAAGCTGTTGTGGATGCTGCAAAAAACCTGAAGATAGTTGTCAGGGCAGGAGCCGGCTACGATAATATTGATCTTGCCGCCTGTACGTCAAAGAACATTGTTGCCATGAATACACCGGGACAAAACAGCAATGCTGTTGCAGAGCTGGCTATCGGCATGATGATTTACATGGCACGCAATAAATTTGACGGTTCATCCGGTACAGAGCTTCGTGATAAGACACTTGGGCTTCATGCATTTGGCTATGTCGGGAAATATGTGGCAGCCATTGCCAAAGGCTTCAACATGAAAATATATGCTTTCGATCCCTTCCTGAAAAAGGAAGATTTTGAAAAAGAAGGCGTAATTCCGGTCAGCTCTGTGGAAGAACTTTACCGTTCCTGCAGTTATGTATCGCTTCATATTCCGGCCAATGCCCAGACCAAAAAATCTATTGGTTACGACCTGCTGAAATTAATGCCCGAAAATGCCAATCTGGTGAATACCGCCAGAAAAGAAGTCATTGATGAAGAAGGTTTGCTGAAAATTTTTGAAGAAAGGGCTGATTTCAGGTATATGTCGGATATTGAACCTGAATGTAAGGATATCCTGCTTGAAAAATACGCCAAAAGAGTTTACTTTACGCCCAAGAAAATGGGAGCTCAGACCGAAGAAGCTAATATCAATGCCGGTATTGCAGCAGCAAGGCAGATAGTCAACTTTTTTGAACAGGGAGATATCAGGTTTAAAGTGAATTAG
- a CDS encoding DUF1015 domain-containing protein encodes MAVIKPFRAIRPKAALASRVAAKPYDVLNSEEAREEAKGNPYSFYHIAKAEIDLEPGIDIHTDPVYQKGRENFYRMIEEGILFQDKTENYYVYKLVMGNVSQIGLVAASSIHDYFNNVIKKHELTRPEKEIDRIMHFKAVGAHTEPVFLTYPDVPEINELINNVVATNPEYDFVADDGVHHTLWVVDNQETVEKITRLFAEKVPHTYIADGHHRSASSAKIGKDLAENNPNHTGKEEYNYFLTVIFPASHLSIIDYNRVVKDLNHLTQESFLQELKKVMNVEKMGKSIYKPQAIHEFGMYLGGEWYKLVAKEGTFDPNDPLDVLDVNILQKNVLDPILGIADPRTDKRIDFVGGIRGLGELEKRINSGEMAVAFALYPVTIQQLIDIADSGKIMPPKSTWFEPKLRSGLFVHSLT; translated from the coding sequence ATGGCAGTCATTAAACCATTCAGAGCAATCAGACCTAAAGCAGCGCTTGCGTCACGTGTGGCAGCAAAACCTTACGATGTATTAAATTCGGAAGAAGCCCGTGAAGAAGCAAAAGGAAATCCATATTCTTTCTATCATATTGCCAAGGCAGAAATTGACCTCGAACCAGGCATTGATATTCATACAGATCCGGTGTATCAGAAAGGACGTGAGAATTTTTACAGGATGATTGAAGAAGGAATACTTTTTCAGGACAAGACAGAAAATTATTATGTTTACAAGCTGGTCATGGGAAATGTCAGTCAGATTGGGCTGGTTGCCGCTTCAAGTATCCACGACTATTTCAACAATGTCATTAAAAAACACGAACTCACCCGCCCCGAAAAAGAAATTGACCGCATTATGCATTTCAAGGCAGTCGGAGCACACACCGAACCTGTTTTCCTGACTTATCCGGATGTGCCGGAGATCAATGAATTAATTAATAATGTAGTGGCAACAAATCCTGAATACGACTTTGTAGCCGATGATGGTGTTCATCATACGCTTTGGGTGGTTGATAATCAGGAAACAGTGGAAAAAATTACCCGCCTTTTCGCAGAAAAAGTTCCTCATACCTACATTGCAGATGGGCATCACCGTTCCGCTTCTTCGGCTAAAATCGGAAAAGACCTGGCAGAAAACAATCCCAACCATACCGGAAAAGAAGAATACAATTATTTTCTGACCGTAATTTTTCCTGCCAGCCACCTGAGTATCATCGACTACAACAGGGTAGTAAAAGACCTCAACCACCTGACACAGGAATCTTTTCTTCAGGAGCTCAAAAAAGTGATGAATGTGGAAAAAATGGGAAAATCCATTTATAAACCTCAGGCTATTCATGAATTTGGGATGTATCTGGGCGGAGAATGGTATAAACTGGTAGCAAAAGAAGGCACTTTCGACCCGAACGATCCTCTTGATGTGCTGGATGTCAATATCCTGCAAAAAAATGTGCTGGATCCGATACTTGGTATTGCCGACCCGCGAACCGATAAGCGTATCGATTTTGTTGGTGGCATCAGAGGTCTTGGTGAACTTGAAAAAAGAATCAATTCCGGTGAAATGGCTGTTGCTTTCGCTTTGTATCCGGTTACCATTCAGCAATTGATCGATATAGCCGATTCGGGTAAAATTATGCCCCCCAAATCGACATGGTTTGAACCCAAGCTCAGAAGCGGACTTTTTGTTCATAGCCTGACTTAG
- a CDS encoding ribosome biogenesis GTPase Der, with protein sequence MGGGIVAITGRPNVGKSTLFNRLIQKRKAIVDDVSGVTRDRIYDLAEWNGHEFTVIDTGGYVENSTDVFEKEIKKQVEIAVNEASVVLFMVDVSVGITDLDEVFARFLRKSKKTVLLVANKTDNFDTIAESYEFYRLGFDEIFPVSSVNGSGTGELLDRIVELLKSEKQLVETPDIPKFAVVGKPNVGKSTFINMLLEEDRHIVSDIPGTTRDSIHSIFNKFGYHFMLIDTAGLRKKSSVRDNIEFYSVMRAVKSIDECDVCIVITDIQEGINSQDVNIINLAERKNKGVVILVNKWDLAERTNKSAESIVKTTKEKLAPFNDVPVIMVSALNKTRLMKAVEAAFHVYQNKTKKISTAELNRFFLPIIEEFHPPSVKGKIINIKYVTQIPAQFPLFAFFANHPQYIKESYKRFLENKLREEYDFTGVPVRIVFRKK encoded by the coding sequence ATGGGAGGAGGAATAGTAGCAATAACAGGAAGGCCGAATGTAGGGAAATCAACCTTGTTTAACCGCCTGATACAGAAAAGGAAAGCCATCGTTGATGATGTAAGCGGAGTTACCCGCGACAGGATATATGATCTGGCTGAATGGAATGGTCATGAGTTTACCGTCATTGACACCGGAGGATATGTCGAAAATAGCACGGATGTTTTTGAGAAAGAAATAAAAAAACAGGTAGAAATAGCTGTTAATGAGGCATCTGTAGTTTTATTTATGGTAGATGTCAGTGTTGGGATTACAGATCTGGACGAGGTTTTTGCCCGCTTTTTAAGAAAATCAAAGAAAACAGTCCTTCTCGTTGCCAATAAAACAGATAATTTTGATACTATTGCCGAAAGCTATGAGTTTTACAGGCTCGGCTTTGATGAAATTTTTCCGGTTTCATCAGTCAATGGTTCAGGAACAGGAGAACTACTCGACAGAATTGTGGAATTATTAAAATCCGAAAAGCAATTGGTGGAAACACCCGACATCCCAAAATTTGCTGTTGTCGGGAAGCCCAATGTCGGTAAATCAACCTTTATCAATATGTTGCTGGAAGAAGACAGGCATATTGTTTCGGATATTCCCGGTACTACCCGCGACTCCATTCATAGCATTTTCAACAAGTTTGGCTACCACTTCATGCTGATCGACACTGCCGGACTTAGAAAAAAGTCAAGTGTCCGCGATAATATTGAGTTTTATTCTGTGATGCGTGCGGTCAAATCGATAGATGAATGCGATGTGTGCATAGTCATCACCGATATACAGGAAGGGATAAACAGTCAGGATGTAAATATCATTAATCTGGCGGAAAGAAAAAACAAGGGAGTCGTCATACTGGTTAACAAATGGGATTTGGCTGAAAGAACGAACAAATCAGCTGAGAGCATTGTCAAGACAACAAAAGAAAAGCTTGCTCCTTTCAACGATGTTCCGGTGATCATGGTTTCAGCTCTGAATAAAACCAGGTTGATGAAAGCTGTGGAAGCAGCTTTTCATGTCTATCAGAACAAAACAAAGAAAATCTCCACTGCAGAGCTTAACCGTTTCTTTCTGCCCATTATTGAAGAGTTTCATCCACCCAGTGTGAAAGGAAAAATTATCAACATCAAGTATGTAACTCAAATTCCTGCACAATTTCCATTATTTGCATTTTTTGCCAATCACCCGCAATATATTAAAGAAAGCTATAAACGCTTTCTTGAAAATAAGCTCAGGGAAGAATATGATTTTACTGGAGTACCAGTCAGAATTGTTTTCCGTAAAAAATAA